The Erythrobacter sp. genome segment AATGAACTGCTACGTGAGTTTGCTGGGAGCCGGTAGCTGGGTCGGGGCTGCTTTCTTGCGCCTCAGCCTAGACTGGTATCAGAAGTGAAATTCTGCTCCGGCGGAGCTTCTTTCCTCCCAGCAGACTCAGCTGGGGTGCATGTCTGGATGGGTTTACCTTGCAGTGGCGTTTCATTGCGCCCGGGAGGCCAATATAGAGCGGACCCATCGAGAGCTATGACCACCCGATGTTCGAAAAGCCGAATTCACTTGTTGGTTGCCCGAGACCGGCGGCATCCTCCGCTTATCTTGATCAGAACTCATGATGGACAAAGCTGTCCGAGGCATGATGCAGCTAGAGAAAAGCCGGGGTGGAGAGCATTGTGCCGCAACGGCAAGCACGCGGGATCGCGAACGTTCAGAGGCGACGCACAATTGCCTTGGCCTAGTCTTCTATAACCGAAAAATTCTCGAGTGTGTGAAATCTGACCATCGACACAGCGAAGGCAAAATTGGACCCGGAAAAGGGTGGCACCCCTCCGTAAGCGGAACATTCGGCAGATGATACTTATCTGCTGCCTTGTTCAGATCACTTCAACGGATCACCTCATAAGCCATGGAAATCGTGGTGAGCCCGACAGGATTCGAACCTGTGACCCGCTGATTAAAAGTTAGTATTGCTACCGGGGGCGCGGAGCAACCACACTCCCACAACCCACGGTTTTCAAGCATTCTTCTTCTCTCCTGTTGTAAAACGTTATGAGAAGTTATAGCGATCCTGATTGCTATCTGATTGCTGAAAGGGGTCCAATGGCAACTGCGCTGATCTCGAAACGAACTGTCGATGATGCCAAGCCAGGCCCGCGCGACCAGTTCGTTTGGGATACCGCGACGGCGGGTTTCGGGCTGAAAGTGACCCCAGCCGGCCGCAAGACCTATGTCTTCCAATATCGAATTGCGCGACCCGGCGAAGCTGATCGAACCCATCCCATCCGCTACACGATCGGAAGGCATGGGAGCCTCACACCGGAGCAAGCGCGCCGCCGCGCGAAGGAACTGGCGGCTCTTGTGGATTGCGGCATATGTCCGCGCGAGCGGGACCGCGATGCATTTGCGGCGGCGGATGAGGCCCAGCGCGAAGCTTTTGACAATGCACGGCTGGAAGGCGAACTGGCCTTCGAAAGGATAGCGGACCTCTGGCTCGACCATTACGAGCACGAAAAGGAGCGCCGCCCCTCCAGTGTGCGCTTGGCCAAGCTGGTAGTGAATGGCCACCTTAAGCCCGTCCTCACCGGCAAGCCGATGCCTCACATTGACCGCGAGGAGATTCAGCCGATTATCGACGCCATCCCCGCTCGCCAGCGCGCCATGCGCAGGGCGGTTTTTGCTTATGCCTCCGTCCTGTTCGGCTGGGCACATAAGCGCGGTGATATTGCAGCCAACCCGCTTTCTGGCATGGTGAAGCCCGATGCACCAAAGGCCCGCGACCGGGTATTGTCAGACTTCGAACTTGCAGCGGTGTGGCAGGGCGCGAGCGATCTAGCCAACCCCTTCGGCGCCTTTTTCCGGCTCTTGATCCTCACCGGCCAGCGACGCTCCGAAGTGGCAGGCATCGGCTGGGCCGAATTGGACCGGTCGACCGCGACTTGGACGATCCCAGCCGCGCGAGCGAAGAACGGCGTCGCCCATATCGTGCCACTCGCTCCCGCCGCAGTTGCCGAACTCGATCGACTATCCAGAGCCGAGCATGGCGAGACCGATGAACCAGCCGAGAAATGGCCCAAGACAGGCCTCGTGCTTACCACCACCGGCATCACTCCGATCAGTGGCATAACGAAAGCGAAGGCGGCTCTGGATGACAGGATCGCGAAGGATTGCGAGGAGCCCATTCCCGGCTGGCGCATCCATGACTTGCGCCGAACCCTCGCCACCGGCTTCCAACGGCTCGGGGTGCGTTACGAGGTTACAGAGGCTGTCCTGAACCATGTGAGCGGCGCAAAAGGCGGCGTTGCCGGGATCTATCAGCGCCACACGTGGAAGGACGAGAAGCGAACGGCCCTCGATGCATGGGCGCATCATGTGACTTCCCTCGCCACCCCCATCGATGCGAACAAGGTCGTGTCGATCAGCGAGGCCAAGAAATCGGCGTAAGCCGGTACAAAGCGGGGGTCTGAGAAGCGGCTACTTCTCCGACCCCCTAACCAACACCGACACTAGGAGTCGACAGAATGGCTGAAACACAGATAGGGGCGAATTCAGAGCCCGTCACGATTAACCCGGTTGTCGCGCGCGTCCTGAGCGGCTTTGATCGACAGGAATTGTCTGCCTTCATTGCGATCGGCATTGAGATTGTCGATGCCTTGGACGGAGATGCCGATCTTGAGGATGATGACCCTTCCGGCGTCCATGACGAGGATGGCGCGAACACCTTGCTTGGCGATCGAACATTCCTCGGGGATCGGGGGCCAGGCTGCCCAATAAGCGACCCGGACGGGTGCCCGGCTGGCGATGATGGCTGCGCACCGTTTTTGAGAGCTGGAACGGTCCATTGGGGGCCAGCCGACGAAGACGCGGATTTCGAGATGCCAATTCAACCAGCCGAAACACTGAATCCAGAAGGCAAGGATTGCCAGTTGGGATAAGCGGCGCGATAGTCGCGAACGACGGGCTAGGCTTAGCGGCCGAATAGCGCGCTTCCCACGCGCCGCCCGTCGCCTTTTTTGGGACCGCTAGGGAGGCGGACCTTGTGCAATAAGATTTCAGTGGCACTTGCGACCGCTTTCTCTGAATTGTCACAAGCGGCCGACCTCATGCCGGATGAACCACCGACCGATACCCGGCAATGTCTCGCCACAATGAACCAAGTGCTGATCCGCTTCGAGAGATTGCTGCAGATTTTACACCAAGAAGGCTTTGGCGAGATCGCCGCCCTTTGGAGAGGTGCACTCGTAGCCGAGGTGAATGCTGGGATGAAGCGTGAACCGGACGAAATCCCGATTGGCGAGCAGCGCGCGTTAATCGCCGCGGCGCTCCGACGAGCCGAATTCAGCCTACCGCTCAATGGCGAACGCGACACACCAATGGAGCGCGCCGCATCGGCGACGGACCTTTTCATCGAAACCATTAATGAAGTCGGACCCGATGCGACCGAAGAAGAATGGATTGCCTCCTTCACTCATCACTACAAAAGGATGGTGGATTCGGCTGGTGATCCGTCCAAGGATTACGAGCGTGTCCACAAGTCAATTTGCCGCTTCAAAAAGCAGCTTCGAAGCCGGCCGCTTTTCCGCTTCGACGCCCAGGCACTCCGTTTCAACGAAGTGAGTTTTGAAGAGGCTGCGCATGGTTTGAGCGATAAAAAAGGGCGACCACGGAAGAACTGAAACTGTTGTCCCGTTTTTCGGTCTGATCGCTCGTTTATGCCGACCTCATCAAACCACAGATGAGGCCAGAAAATGCCAGACATCCTCAAAACCGACGAAGCCGCCAACTATCTCCGGCTCGGCCAGTCGACCCTCAATAACTACCGTACCAGCGGGGATGGCCCCCGCTTTTCGAAGCTCGGCGGTGCCGTTCGCTACCGCAAAGCCGATCTCGATGAATGGATCGAGAGCCGCCTCGTAAGCAGCACCAGCGAAGCCGCCTGACATGGCTGCGCGCGCGGGCGAGATGAGCAGCCGCCAAGCCTGCGAAATCACCGATGCCATCGGGATCGCGCCGGGGCTCATCACCATCACCGGGCGGCCGGGAGAGGTCAGTCTTGAGGTCTTTGGTCGCCGCGATCTTGAGCAATGGAATACAACATTGCCCGGCGATGAGCCGAATACCGCATTGGCCACACAGCGCGCGCTAGGCCTCGCGATGATGCACGGCTTGCCGATACTCATCCGCTTCATTTCGAAGGGCGCGCACTGATGACGACGCATCACCTTCGCGCATCACATGCCGAGTTCGGCGATCTCTATGCCGCCTGGAACCCGAGCGTTGCCCATGTCGAGCCGGGAGTGCGATCCAGCCGCTTCGCTGCTCGGCTGGCACCATTTCGAAGCAGGGATGATGCGGAGCGCGCGCTTATGTGCGCTGGCGCCGTCCTGAGCCCTGTCGAGTTCACCTGATGAAGAAACAGGGGCACTTCTTCATTGTCGACCTGCCAACATTCGATGCGGTTTGCAAAATGGAGGACCCGGACGCGACCGCCGCCTATCTGGTGCTCGCCGCCGGGACACAAGGGGCCGGAAAAGTCACATCATGGAGCCGCGAGGCAATCGCAACGCGTCTTGGCTTCAACTGGCGCAAAGCAGATGAATGTGTCGCCCGCTTGGTCGATCGGGGCTTTGTCAGGTGGATAACCAAATCTTCGCGGCGCGCGCGCCTGGAACTGCCTATTTATGAAACGCGCCAAAAGCCGTCCGTCGCCGAAGGCCGCGTCCTGAACCTAGTCCAAGAGGGCATGCACCCGAAAAGCGACACGGAAATTCGCGCAGCCTCTCGGCTTTGCGGCATGGGTTGGCTGGCCTCGATAGAGGATGGCTGGTGCGCGATCGATGAGCGACAAATCGTGGCAGCGTTTCTACCTCTCTCGCTTCTTGGCGATGGGAAAGGCATCGCGACAGAAACACCCTGCATCATCGAGAGAATTCGGAAGGGGCGCGATGCCATGGCCTTCCACCTGTTGGCGCACCTGTATGCTGCTCAGGATCTCGCTCACCTTGGCGGGGTAGACAGTCGCCTTCTCCGGAAAACCTTCGACAAGGAGCAGGTATTCGCCACTGCAGACAAGATCGTATGGAAGTTCGAAGGCGGGCGGGACTGGGTAAATTGGACGACTGAAACGATCCCTCACCGTGGCAAAGGCGAAGGTAGAGGGGAGAAATACTTCGAGCGAGTTCAATTACTTGAAGATGCCGGCGCCATCGAATGGCTGATCGCGCTCGCCGAGGACCAGGCGCACAACGCAACAATCATCTACCCCGTAGCAATCCTGCGGCACGGCAAGATTGTTTTGCAGGAGCCAGAAAGCCTCACCGGACAATTCGCCACAGCCGCGGCTGTGGAGATCGCCGAACGTGGCGAGGCACCCGGTTATTGGCACCAACCCGGTCGATACCTGCTCACCACAGACCGGCTCTACCGACAGGCTTCATTGATCGGCATCCCGCGTCTGCGCGCTCGCGCCCGCACGGAGAATGCAAAGCGCTGGATGGCTGATCGAATGGCGAACTGCAGCGAGTGGGAGGATTACTTCCGGAAGGTGCTTATCGGCCATAACAGCGATAAATTGGATGCGCTGGAACGGGCGAAAAGCAGACTTCAATGCGAGTTCAATGCGACTTCAACGATACCTCAATGTGACCTCAATGTTTCCAGTGAGTCAGCTATGCACGATGCCGTGCTTCGCACGTGCGCATCCGGGGGGATGCGCTCATGAGATTGCTGATCGACCTGCATGGTGTTATACATGGTCAACACACCGGGAGCCCGCTCAATGATGACCCCACGAATGGCATTTCGGGACGCCGAACGGATCCTTTCCATCGGTCGCGACCATGCCGACGTCCGGCCCCTTCACGCGCCCACTGTGCTCCGGTTCCCTGTCGAGCGGACGCGCCAGCCCACGCGCTGACTTTCCCTGCCAAGCGGAGTGGGCATCGCCCGCCGTTGGGCAATCCATCCCTGAAATCCACAGGCGAGCCGGTCATGAGCCGCGCTGAGTGCCTGCTCGCCATATTGGAGACCTGACCGTGTCGACCATCTTTCCCGCCTATCTCAGGCTTGAGCATCAGCCCGGCGGTAACGCCCAGAGCAGCTTCCTTGCGGAAGTGAACAGTGCGCTCGCTCCTGCCGAAAAGAGATTCCAGAACTTCAGTGCCGAAGCCCAGCGGCTGGTGGACCAAGCACTATCGGTCCAGCGGAATGCTGGCGGCAGTTTCGACCTCGACGTTGCCGGGATGCGAGCGGCTGCCCAGGCGCAGGAATCGCGGGCTGCAACGGCACGGCAACTTGCAGCGGCTATGGAGAACCTTCGCCAAACCGAAGGCGACACCAGCCAGCAGGCCCGCTTGTCGGCCGCTGCGATGCAGGCGCTGGCGATCGAAGAGGAGGAAGCCGCACGAGCGACCCGCGCCCATGCCGCCGCAGTCGAACAGCTTCAGGCGGAACTCAATCAGACGGCCGCCGCAACCGATCAGGTCGTTCGATCCAGCGCGCGGGGAAGTGCCGCGCAGGGTGCGCTAACCCGTTCATCGGGCGCATCGCGAACAGCGTTTGTGCAACTTGGGCAGCAGATGCAGGACGTGACGGTGCAGGCCCAGATGGGCACGAATGCGTTCACGATCTTTGCGCAGCAGGTTCCGCAGGCCGCATTTGCGCTCTCTGGGCTTGCTGACAGTGCGAACAAGACTCAGGCATCAATCGGAAGGTTTGCGACCTTCATGGCCGGCCCATGGGGCGCGGCGATATTCGCGGCGACGGCCATCCTGGGCCCGTTCGTCTATGGGCTGCTGCAAGCCGAAGAGGCCACCAGCGAAGCCGAGTTCGCCACCTATCGTTTCTCCGATGCCCAGAACATCCTTGGCAGCGTGATCGATCTCACCACCGGGAAGATCAACACCCAGAGCGAAGCCCTCCTGAGCCTTGCCAGAGCGCAGGCCTTGGCTGGACAGGTTGAAGCGCGCCGAAGCCAGGCAGAGGCCCGCACGGCGTTGCAGGACATCGAAGCGCCCGGGCTCGACCTTGGCGCGGCACTGCGCGGGCGACTTCGCGAACGTGGTGGCGCGGAGAAGACCATCGCAGAGGAATTCCTTGCGGGGGATCGAACAGCGGACGCCGCGGTGCGCGAACTTGAACGGCTGCAGGAAGCCGGGAGGATTACCGAACAGGTGATGCTCGACACTGCTGAAGCCATCACCAGCTTGGCGCTGGGCACAGAGAACGAAGCAGTCTTCGCCGATGCCCTTGCGGCGCTGGATGGTGATCGATCGGCCCTTACCCAGTTCCTTCGCCCGCCGAGCAGCCGCGGGGGCGGTAGCAGCGGCGCGGGCCGCGCTGAGCGCGAAGCGGAACGTCTCGCCACATTCGGAGAGCAAGCAGCCGAGCGAATTGCGCGATTGAACGAGCAGTTTGACCGGCAGCCCAAACTGATCGATCAGGCCGCGCGATCGACTCGCGAACTCGAGACCATCATTGCGGAACTGGCCGAGCGCCGCCCCCCGGATTTCGAAGCGCTCATCGCCAGCGCGGAAGCCGCACGGGGCGTAATCGATGAGGCCCTTGTCCGCCCCTTCGCCGAACTGGAACAAAGCGGACAGCGACAGGTCGAGATTGAGTCCCTGCTGCTGGGCGGGCGCGAGCGCGAGGCCACCATCCTGCAAGAGATATGGCGGATCGAAAGCCAGCTTGGCCCTCTGTCTGCGCGACAAGCCGATGCGGTGGCGGAGATTGTCGAAAACCGACAGGATGAGCTCGAAATCATCCAGCGGCTGCGCGAGGAGCAGGACGGCTATCTCAGCGCCACCAAGAGCGTTCGCAGCGAGATCGAAGCCATCTTCGCCGGGCGCGGCGACATCGGCAACTTTCAGCAGATATTCCGCGACCTGCAAGCGCGCAGCCTGACAGACCGGATCTTCGGCGATGCGCTTGAAGAGTTGGACGATAGCGTGAAGGCTCAGTTCGATCGCGCTGTTACCGAACTGGAACTCGGCGCGGACCGGGCAACCCTCTCCTTCCGCGAACTGGCCGATGCAGCCAGCGCGGCGGCGTACCGGATGAACAATCCCGCTGCCGCCGATGCCTATGCGGCATTTCAGGCCAACTTCGACGCGCAGTTCGGCGCGGCTGAAAATACGATTGTGGTCAATGGCACCAGTCGGCGGCTGGAAACCGGAATCGCGGCCATGACGCCGGAGCCATATGCGGCAATGCTCTCGCAGGCCATCGCCGGGCCGATCGTTGATGAGCTCAACGCCATTTTTGGCACCCAGTTCTTCGACAAGTTCGAGCGGGCCATTGGCGGGGCCTTCTACGGCTTCTCCACCGCGGGCCCGATCGGCGGCATCCTGGGCGGTGCGCAGGGTTTGCTGGCCCAATTCGGCGAAAGCGCGATCGGGCGAGACCTTGCCACCACTCTGAATTCCTATCTTGGCGGGGCGTTACAGGGCGCGCAGACCGGCACCCTCATCTCCGGCCTGGGCAATGCTCTGGGCATCAACACTTCCGGCCTTGGCGCATCGCTGGGCGGCGCGGTGGGTTCGATCTTCGGCGGCCCGGTGGGAAGCCTTGTCGGTTCCATCGGTGGGAGCCTCATCGAAAAGTTCCCCATCCTTGGCGGGCTGGCCGGGCACCTGCTGTTCGGCGGCTCAAAGCGCGGCTCTGCGATCTTGGATGGCGGCGGCATCACCGGGTACTACGGCAATTCCAGCAGCCGGAAGGATACGGCCGGAACGCTGGCCGGGAGCGTGTTCGAAGGCATCGACAGCATCGCCGACCAACTGGGCGCGCAGGTCAATCGATCCGCTGGCCGGGTTTCCATCGGCATCCGCGACGGGAACTACCGGGTGGACCGTGCAGGCCGGGGCTACACGAAGCTGAGCGGCAATCCCGAGGTGATGGATTTCGGCGAGGATGCCGAAGCCGCCGTTCGCGCGGCGGTGATGGACCTCGTTCGAGATGGCGTGATCTCTGGCATCCGCGCATCTACACAGCGCCTGTTGCTGGCCGGAGATGATCTCGAAGCCGCCTTGCAGGATGCTCTGGACTTCGAAGACGTGTTCACCCGGCTGGCTCGCCACAAGGATCCGGTCGGCGCGGCGCTAGATGAACTCGATACCGAATTCGAGGGCCTGAAAGACCTGTTCGAACGCGCCGGGGCGAGCACTGAGGAATGGGCCGACCTCGAAGAACTGTACTGGCTGGAACGCGATGAAATCGTGAAGGAAGCAATGGAGCGGTCGCTGGGCCAGCTTCGCGGCTTCCTCGATGAAATCACCGTGGGCAATGATGCGCTATCGCTGCGCAACCGCCGGTCAATGGCCGTTGCCGACTTCGATCCGCTGGCCGAGCGCGTGGCGGCTGGGGATGCGACGGCCTTCGATGACTTCGTGGAAGCGGCTCGGGTGCTGCTCGACATCGAACGCGAATTGTTCGGCTCGACACAGGATTATTTCGAGCGGCTGGATCAAGTCACCGGGCTGAGCCAATCTGCGCTTGATGGCGCGGAGGGCGCCGCCTTCGCCGCTTCCAATCGTGACAGCCCATTTGGGGCTGGCGGCATCCAGCCGAACGACAACGCCGGAATCATCGCGGGCGTGGATCGTATCGTGGATCAAATTGCCAACGGGACGAACGCGCGCCTCGATGCAGTGAATGCCAACCTCGGCGCGCTGCTCGCCCAGGGCCGCGGCGGAAGCCGGAGCCTCGACTTCGGACTCAGGGAGGCAAGCTGGTGATGCGCGCCTCTTCCACTCCATCAATCTCAACGAAACCAAACGGAGAAGACCAATGAAAACTGATAGAAGCGCCCGGCCCGCGACAGAAGCGGCCGCGGAATTTGATCGCCAGTCGCGCGCCGGAACGCCGAAACTGGTTAGGCACAATGGGAGCATTGTCACGCTGTCGGAATTGTCTGCCGATGAGATCGGCGCGGCAATGAACGATGAACAGCGCGAGGCCTTCGCTCAGGAATGCGGCGTCTCGATGCCCAAGCTTCGGCAACAAGGCCCTCGCACCCGGATTCAGGCGGTGGCGTCGGCTGTGGCGACTGACAAGGCCTGCAAGGGCAAGGCCGAACTCGCGTTGCAGATGCTCGCCGATGATGAACTTGCCGGAGTTCCGGCCAGCGGGCTCGTGAAACTGCTTCAGGCGGGCGGTGCGAGCGATGGCAGCGTGAATGCGCAACAGGAGATGCGCCAGGCCATCGCTCGCAGCCAAGGCATCCAACCGCCGAGCCCTGCCGCGAGCACGGCTGCCAGCAAGGCCGCCAGTGCAGCGGCATGGGATCGGGCAATCGGCTCGCTCAATGGGGGGCAGGCATAATGGACGCCGCGACTATCAGACAGGTAGGCATCGAGTTCGACCGGCTCGACACCTCGAGCGAATGCGAACGGCTGGAAGAGGTGCGCTCAACCGTGGCGACACTCGAAGCCGCTTCCGCCCGCGCCGAGGAGAGGTTCGAAGCGCTCAGCAACGCAATACGCGACGGGGGCAAGCCGAAGGGTGCCGAGATCGCGGACGCGCTTCTCGCCGGTTCGACCGC includes the following:
- a CDS encoding site-specific integrase translates to MATALISKRTVDDAKPGPRDQFVWDTATAGFGLKVTPAGRKTYVFQYRIARPGEADRTHPIRYTIGRHGSLTPEQARRRAKELAALVDCGICPRERDRDAFAAADEAQREAFDNARLEGELAFERIADLWLDHYEHEKERRPSSVRLAKLVVNGHLKPVLTGKPMPHIDREEIQPIIDAIPARQRAMRRAVFAYASVLFGWAHKRGDIAANPLSGMVKPDAPKARDRVLSDFELAAVWQGASDLANPFGAFFRLLILTGQRRSEVAGIGWAELDRSTATWTIPAARAKNGVAHIVPLAPAAVAELDRLSRAEHGETDEPAEKWPKTGLVLTTTGITPISGITKAKAALDDRIAKDCEEPIPGWRIHDLRRTLATGFQRLGVRYEVTEAVLNHVSGAKGGVAGIYQRHTWKDEKRTALDAWAHHVTSLATPIDANKVVSISEAKKSA
- a CDS encoding helix-turn-helix domain-containing protein: MPDILKTDEAANYLRLGQSTLNNYRTSGDGPRFSKLGGAVRYRKADLDEWIESRLVSSTSEAA